Below is a genomic region from Triticum dicoccoides isolate Atlit2015 ecotype Zavitan chromosome 5A, WEW_v2.0, whole genome shotgun sequence.
TACCTGCAGTCGTGGTGCATAACGGTGAGGGGCCCTCTCTACTCGGCCATGTTCAACCCCCTCTGCACCGTCGTCACCACCGTGCTCGCCACCGTCATCCTCCACGAACAGCCACACATCGGAAGGTGCGTCTTACTGTCTGCAACTTGAGCATGCAGTCCGGTTTTGCTGATCCTGCCATTTTATTACTACTGTACTTCTCAACTTACTTAGCGAAACGGTTCTGCTTGTCCAGCTTGTTGGGTGCATTCGCCGTGGTAGCCGGGCTGTACATCGTGCTGTGGGGCAAAGCAGGCGACGTCAAGAGCCCGAGGGCGGCGGGGCACGCCGATGATCTGGAGAAGACATGGTCGGGCTCTCAGCTCCTCGACGCGGAAAGTACGATCACCGCGCCGCTCCTGGCGGACAAGAATCCGATCGAGAAGTAGTGGCTCTACAATTTTGGAACAGCCAGTGATCTTTCTCAGCTTATGGTCGCATGTGTTCTGTAGCTGCATGGTTGTTTTTCGAGGGAGAGTACTAGTGTGCTGGTGGACCATGTGGCCAAGCCCATGGTGTCGCCGCTAATGTACAAAAGATAATGGCCGTAAATGTTGTTGTGTCCCACGAATTTAAGATGAGGTAGGGGGTGGGGGGCTGTGCTTACCAATTACGGCACCATTGTCTTGACAATTCGGTGCGCTACAATCAAATCGTACAGAAACTTCAGAGGCGAATCTGGCTTCTTGACTGACACCGACGGTGCGCCCCTGCAGCCATTGTGCATTTCTCCAGTCAGTATGTATGTTCAGTCTAGGCAATAGTCATGCTGAACTAGTGCCAGGCGGCGAGCGAGCTAACGGATGAAAATGAAAGGTGCTAAAGAAATAAAAACGCCGACGACCACATGGCGCCAGCCAATTCAGGATAGTAGGAGAGGAGAACTCGGGCACGAATGCCGCAGAAACCAATTGATTAGAGGGGAACATGAGTCACAGCACCGAAAAGAAGCACAAGAGGACATGATCACTGTGCATACTTTAAGGCGAAAATTCCAAGCCGGGCGATCCACGCATGCTCGCCGCATCACCGTGGGCAGCCGGCGCTCAACTCTTTATCTCATCGTCTGGTAGCAGCTGGTTTGACTGCAAAACCCGAACCGTAAACAAAATTAGCACGCAAAACCTGGCTTGTCCGCCGCACATGGATGCTCCTACTTAGCTGGTGGCTGCCGAGCGGGcgcgatggcgatggcgatggcgatggcggGCGGCGGATGGCGGGCGTGGGCGGAGCGGCACAAGCCGTGCGTGGCGATGGTGCTGGTGCAGCTCTTCTACTCGCTGGTGGACATGGCGCTCAAGACGGCCTACGGGCTGGGCATGCGCCCCATCGTCTTCGTCGCCTACCGCCAgggcatcgccgccgccgcgctcctccTCGCCTCGCTCGCCGCCAGGGGGCTCACGCTGCGCCCCATGGCCGTCGGCTCCCGGGCCTTCGCCCTCCTCTTCCTCGCCTCCCTCGCCAGGTACGCACACACATCTCGTCCTCTTCATCTCTGATGGTACGGCTCGATTCCGGCACCTTGCGCTGATACGATACATGTCGATCGATGTTGCAGCGCGACCGGGCAGTACTTCTACTTCATGGGGCTGCAGCTGGCGTCGCCGTCCATGGCCCGGGCCACCACCAACCTCGCCCCCGGCATCACCTTCGCCATCGCCGCCGTCATCGGGTACTCGCTCTGCTCCTCCTCCCCTTTCTCCGCTCCTCGCCGGTGCCTCAGACAGAGCCTGCTGGCCGTCCGATTTCTTtcgggttttttttttttgagaaaagtcCGATTTCTTTCGTAGGTCGCTTGTAGCTACTCATTTTGCATAGGCCCACTAGGTCAGTCAGCCCATTGATTGTTCGGGCTTGTGGCTTTCGTCTGGTCCACCACGACTCCTCCATTTCGGCCCACTAGTGGAGTGACTCGAAACGCCTGACCGATCATCCCATTCCCACGCTTTTCGCAGGCTGGAGAAGGTGGACTTGAGGAGCTCAAGAAGCATCGCCAAGATCGTCGGCACCGTCGTCTGCCTCGCCGGAGCGATGCTCATGGCGTTCTTCAAGGGCCCAAAGCTTCTCGGCGCCCTGCTCCTGCCGGCGACCGATGACTGGGTGCGAGGCGGCATCTACCTCATGGGGAACGCCTTCTGTTTCTCCATCTGGTACATCTTGCAGGCAAGCATTGCATTGCATGCACCTTGGCTTGAAAACATTCATCCCATTTCTGTCAGAATGTGGACAAAATGTGTATGCTCTGTGCGATTGATTGGTTtctgaatgatgatgatgattcgCGGTCATTTTCAGGTACCGGTCTGTAAATCCTACCTTGATCCGCTGTCCTTGGCAACCTGGATGTGCTTCCTAGCGACCTTGCAATGCGCGGTGATGGCCTTCTTCCTAGAAGCGAACTACATGGAGATCTGGAAGCTTGCTTCTATCTGGGAGCTCCCCTGCATCTTATACGGAGTAAGTTTTGGTCCATTTAAATGCACGCATGGCATGGTAATCCACATGTTGTTCTGAACTGTGTTGATGTATAATGAGCTTGGCCACTTAACAACACTGAACAATTTTTGCAGGGCGTTTTCGCATCGGGCGCAAACTTTTTTATGCAATCTTGGTGCATATCAGTGAAAGGCCCCCTTTACAGCGCAATTTTTACACCGCTGAGCGCGGTCATCACAACAATATTGTCCACGCTCGTCCTTCACGAGGAACTGCATATTGGGAGGTATGTCGACTGAACTTCCTATTCTGCTCGGTACATAATCACTGCTACCGTGGATGATGTTTACCATGAAATTGTCTGTGTGCAGCGTGTTAGGTGCTATTGTAATCATCCTAGGCCTGTATGTTGTGCTGTGGGGTAAAGCTGATGATGCAAGCGGTGAGGGGCTGGCCATCCGCTCTGGTGATTCTGAAAGCATTCTAGAGCAAGATTGTATGGGTGTAAAAGTAGAAAGTGGGACCAATCTTTCAGAACCATTGTTGTTATCTGAAAACGCGGATGCTGATGCTTCGAGATGCCAATGACATTGCTGTTTTTTAGAATCAGCTTCTAGCCTTCGAATTATAATGATCCCTTTTTCTGATACTTCTTTCACTGCTTGCTTGTTGCCAAAATATGTGTACATATTTTTTCCATGAGCAGTTTTAACATGGTCCCTCTTACCCCCGCTTTTCACATGAGAGGTAAGAGTATAAAATAGATCTGAGCCATTGATCTCATTAATTAATGGCCTGattaactcttaccttcttacctcACATGTAAAAAGAGGAGGTAAGAGGGACCATGCTAAAATTTGCCTTTTTCCATTTGATAGTTCTTGGCCAATGGCCATGCTACGTTATCAAACTCACAGTCTAGCTGTCTGCACAATGCTGAATGTGCCGAGTATATATTTGACCCAGCCAGTCAGGAACCCATCGCTGTCTGGCATTATTAGGATTAATCAGGGAACATGGAAGATATTGGAAGACGCCAATTGGCAAGGACTGAGACCTATGTTAAGAATGATTACTAGTCTGACTAGAGAGTCACACAGAAGGGACCACAAGAAGGCGATGTCTAGCTACAACTATTCTTGCAAGTGAAAGTGAAACGAAGAGGATATCTCTTCAATGTTTACTCATGACAGTATTACCTAAACTcttccttcatgaagaactccataCTGGGAGTGGGAGGTATGCACCAACTTCATTCCCCATTAGGTCCACTGAACCCTGTTGTGTTCAGTGGATAATAACTCTTTGCTGTGGATGATGTTTACAGtgattttttttttctttcacgcagCGTATTAGGCGCTGTCACCATCGGCCTCTGTGTAGCCCCGTGGGGTAaagaagatgatggagagggtGAGAGCATGGTAGAACAAGATAGCATCGTTGTAAAAGTAGAGAGTGAGAACAATCCTTCAGAGCCATTGTTATCTGAAAACGTGAACGCTGATACTTCGACATGCCAACGATAggagtattgcactagcactactcTAAAAATCTGCCTTCGGCCTTTGAACTGATAATCAGCTGTCTCCCATACTTCCTTGAACCGTCTGTCAGCCAACAAAACAAAATTGTTCGTGACTTTGCAGCCATGCATGCTAAAATTATCAGACACGGAGTCTGGCCGTCTGCTGAACGCATATGATCAGATTTGACCCAGGCAGCCAGAACCCATCGCTGTCCGTCATTACTAGGACGACTGAGCCAACATGGAAGATATGTTAGCTGTTAAGACAGTGAGGCCTATGTTAAGAAGGGCTACTAGCTAGTCCAACACGAAAGAGTCGCGCAGAAACGACATCGGGAAGGCGATGCGATGCCTAGCTATAACGATTCTTGCAGACGAAAGTGTAACGAGGAGGATATCTTGGGAGGTTGTGGTGGGCTGGACTTGCATCTCTCGTGAACCATGATCCAGCGCATCTGTCTTCATAGCTCCCCTTTCTAGTAATACTTCGATGGGAAGGATGGCACAAGTAGTCGAGAAGATTGAGAGCATGCCTGCGCGTCTGTCTGCCACCCTGTGTGCAAATGGGGACGGTAATTAGGTGAACAACTTCAGGCGGTTTCTCCTTTACTGATAATGAACAAGTTGATGTAGTTCACACGCTGGAGAATCAAGAAAGTGAAGGTGACACAGACAGTTCGAAAGCATGCGTGTGCCCATCGCGCTTGAAAGCCATCTTGGAAAAATACAGCCTTGGATAAGGTCCAAGTTTAAAAATCAAAGGGATTGTACAGCACGCTGCTGTCACAACACTGAATGAGCAACACATCAACCATCTAAAACACTTGATGTTCAGGTGGACAGTTTTTTTGCCCCCTGgtgacttttcaaaaagaaaaaaaaaacttgaTGTCAAAATGAATACTACTGCTTCACGAGCGAATTTCCGGAACATACTTGTGACTTTGTGAGTCAAGAGAAACAATCAAAGGTGCAGATCAATTGGAAAAAATGGACAAAAATAAATATAATACTGTATGAAATAAATAGCTCCAGAATAATCTGTTACATATATAATGGTCTGCCATACATATCAAAGAACAGAAAATATATACACACAACCCTCCTCATGACCACGGAGTAAAACCTAACTAGTAAGTGATCAGAGCACAGAATAATAAATCTCGCCTGTACAAAGCTAGATCAGGCCTTCCTAAGAGAAGCACGACGATGAATGAGAATGACACGACGAGACGATCGCATCCATCCGAGCAATAAGTGACCAAGCCGAGCGATCAGGCGTAGGCGCCCTGCTGCTTGTACCCGCCGCCGTTGCGGTGGTCGCGGCGGTTGTTCCTGAAGGCGCAGCAGCCGACGGAgtagacgatgacgatgaagacgagGAAGACGATGTTGATGATGGCGGAGCGCTTCCAGTTGCGCTTGAGGGTGGCCACCACGCCGGCCTTGCACGACTGGCAGCCGTAGCAGAGCGCCCCGTCGTCGTTGGACCACGCGCTGCAGTCGGGCTCCGTCGACTTGGCCGGGCCGCTCCACTGCGTGCCGTTGACGTAGGTGAAGCCGCAGCTGATCGGAGGCTTGCAGCAGCCGGACTGCTCGCCGGAAAAGATGAAATGGTCAGTCAGCCTCCGTCGCAAATAAAATAGTCGATTAAAGAATTTCTTTTCTGACCAGGAAAAAAAGGTTCAATGGCTCAGTCCTCGCTGttatttttattttatagaaaGAGATAATTTGGTCACGGAGCAGTTGGGTTCTGCGACCTGATAATAGGAAAGTTTGGTAAAATGGCACCCAAGCGTTGAGATGGAGGTGTCACTGCCAAACTTGTGGTCTCTGGTCTGGTTCCACGTTGCAACGGTCAGAACGTTTGGAAAGAATTTAATGCAAAGCAGCAGCCCTGAGGGCTGCTTTGGGTCGAAGAAAAATCACTATGAATCAGGAGCAATCCGTTGACAGTATCGCCGCCGGCTCAAAGTCACCCCTCGGAAATCGGGAGGATCGTATCAAACATTGCTAGTATTCAAAACGTTGGTCTTCTCTTGACGATTTCTTACTATCTTTTTAACCATGCATGCAACTCTTGTGTGTAGTTATTTGATTGAGGTTGGGACTAGTAGTTAATTATTGTCCGCACGAATAAGCAGAGCGGTTCGCTATCTCAAAATACAATCAACAAAAGCAAGTGGAGTAATTTGATTGACCCTCTCTACATGACGCTGACCTCTGGCACAACCGTAGACGTAAACATCGCTCTAGATCAAGTTGCGCAACTACAATTTCTCAAACCGCAATTTGTTGACCTTGGGCAGGAGCTACTATCTTATCCTTTTCCGTGGTCGGAAATATCTCCACGAGCACGTACGCAGACACGTGAAAAAGATCTCATTTTTCATGATATTTGTAAGTACTTGATCAATTCTTCTCGGATCATCAAATATATTTTCCCTAGGTTTGTTATCTTCAGGCATCAAATGAAATTAATTAATGGACAAGAAGAATAATAAAAAGTAAGAAGGCGAATCGGCAGTGAAATGAATTACCTGGATGGGGGAGAGATCGGAGGACATGAACTGGTCGAGGGTCTCCCTCCTGTCCTCGAGCGATTTGCAGACCTTGGCGTCCTGGAGGCAGCCCCTGATCCTGTTCCAGTTCCTGTCGTTCTCCACCCGCCTCTGCAGCCAGGTGGAGTAGTCCCCGAGCCGGTACTCCTTGAACCCGCGGCCGGAGACGGCCTCGCCGGTGTCCTTGTGCGtgacgacgaaggcgaagacggtgATGCCGAGGAGGACGACGATGAGCAGGAACATGGCGACGAGGTAGAACCAGAGGAGGCAGGTCACGCGGCAGCAGGCGCCGACGAGCCCCGCGACGGAGACGAGCATGAGGAAGACCCCCAGGACGATCACCGGCGCCGCCAGGTACCGCTCGCACTCGGTGCCGTCGGCGCGGGCCCGCAGCCAGATGCCCCCCGCCAGGATGGGCACCGAGAGGAGGAAGGTGACTGCGTTCAGGATCCCGATCATGGTGTTGCTCAGCCGCACCATCTTGTCCGGCGGCGTggggggtggtggtggtgagggGCGGGCTGGGTGGCGGTTGGCGCGGCGGTTTTCGAAAGGTTTTTGGGGGGAGGCGGCGTGGCGCACGGCGTGGTCTGTGGATGAGATGTGTGATGATGTGGGATGGTGGCGGGCGGGCGTGGTATTTGTAGATGGGGCTGTGCGCGTGGATTGGGTTGGGCCGGGGTGGGGTGGGCGAGAGGAAAGTTCTTGGGCTTTTCGTGTGGGAGCGGAAAGGGGCGTGGCGGTTGCTGATggacggatggatggatggatcgttGCTGGGCACGGGGACTATTGACCGCGACTCGCGCCAGgggacacgcacacgcacacgcacacgcaagcGTATTGACCGGGGAACGCCTGGCTCGTGTCAGGGTCTGGACGAAGGGTTCAAAATTCAAAAAGGGGACGCTACTGTTCTTGAGATCACGCGTTTCCGGCCGCTCGCCGATCACCGGAGGACCCCGAGACTTGGTAGCGACAGCGAAGTGTGTGCGAGCCGTGCGCCGACGCGCTGAAGAAAAGTATGGCACGCCCCTGCACGCACCACGTACACGCACGGTGTCGCACGCACGTCAGCCCACCAAGAGGTAGTATTTTTCTCGTTTTCACATTTTACACCCAGGTGATCTACTCCCCCAATTCTATAATGTAGTGCTTCCTTTATCCTCGTGTtttaactttgaccgtaaatttaactatcaaaaCCGATTGCGAcgggagcaaaagttatatcagtgaattcgtattcgaaagaagttttcaattatacaaCTTTTTcttccgccgcagtcggtctcgttggctAAATTTAGGAcgccgataagtgccacacgtgtgggtgttaggAGTGCgcccacacattttgtgtggtgtatTAGAGGAACAGCCCatacacctacgtgtgggcaaaacaactagcgccCCCACGCCTCTTTTTTCCCCTCCCGATtcctctcacacgcgtgcgtgtgggcgaagttgataacgcccacacgcccgtatgtcaggcctcgtacctcctGTTCCCGCACGCCACGCGTGACGGTCACCGCgtgcccgcagttgccatggtccagaccctcgtccatgttcgtttaactgcagttgccatggtgatgtagggtagagaccctatagGCCGATTTtttacgaaaggagcggatcccaatgatgaacacgaagaacacggggaggaAGACGAAGGGCAACataagagaatcactcaaaccaaacaagaacaagtcacacatgtgctagatcctcggatacatagaacgatacacgaatccacgatcaactaaggacgatacaaaagggtagctggttcttctccgagaggaggtcttgaatccataaggggatcttcccgtaaaggggtcttgaatccaaagtggatcttctccgaagaggccgcggtctctcacgaggagtagatccgatgtggatgagcgaagctctatctctaagtataagctaaaccaacgctaaccctagaaagttgtacgggatagagtatttatagtctaggtaacgaaagggtacacgggccttggcccaagtgactgtgcgcaggcagggccggtagtaccggtcaagGGGGCGGTTGTTCCGCTGGGAGCTCATGCAGGACGGAAGTACCGGTCCTGGAAGGCAGTAGTTCCGCTGGGAGGTCTGGCGCTGGCTTGCGGAGATGGACGTTGAAGGGGCCAGCGGTTGCACCGGTTGTCGGGGCGGCAATACCGGTCTTTTGGTAGTTACCGGTACATCCGGTGTAGTGTcggccttgcaccgctcgatcacagaaggcagaccggttgttgggcggtggtcggccggttgttccgcccgggcggtggtcgggcggttgttccggtccttCAGGGCTGGGCAAAATGTCTCCATGCTCTTGATGTCTATCTTGCACCGTTCCATCTCCTTGGTTGCTTatatggtacctaagcacacagagCAACTCCGATTGAGGCAGTAGCCATATCTCacgtgggtcaaagggaagttcaacaaggagagagttaacctcgttctcgatggttctcgcacgggctcttgtcatgggtgcaagtggtgtcatgggagatgtaggtaggtcaatggggatggccttgggatgctctgcatcatctcccctcccttggggaagatccgtcctcggatcaaattcttcatcaccatggaagggagagagatctttgacgttgaaaatgtcgctcacgttgtacttgtcgcgcgggaggtcgatcttataagcgttgtcattgtagcgtgcaagcaccttgaaggggccatccgctcgtggtcgaagcttggacttgcgttcttgtagaaagcggtccttgcgaaggtgtagccacacgagatcactactattgaagaccataggttgcttgttgacgttgagcttggtcgcaaggcgttgtacttggcgctcgatggtgtttcttgtatcttcatgcacctttttgatatgggtcgctcgtgcacttgcgtccaagttgattcgctcttggagtggtagaggtagaatgtccaatggtgacaaagggttgaatccgtagacgacctcgaaaggggacttgccggttgttgagtgtcttgctcggttgtaggcgaactcggcgatgggtagacactcctcccactccttgatgttcttcttgatgagtactcgaagtagagcggagagtgtgcggtttgtcacctccgtttggccgtcggtttgaggatggtatgccgtggagaagagtagcttgattccgagcttggcgcatagggtcttccataagtagctaaggaacttgacgtcgcggtccgagacgatagtctttggcacaccatgtagacgcaatatttccctacaaaagagattagccacatgtgaagcatcgtctatcttgttacaaggaagaaagtgtgccattttcgagaaacggtccacaacgacgaatatggaatctttcccattgcgagtcctaggcaaaccaagtacgaagtccatgctaatgtcttcccaaggttggtatggaattggtaaaggcatatagacaccatgagattgagctttggacttagctttgcgacatgtagaacaccggttggtgaagcgattgacgtcccgaaacatctttggccaaaagtagctctttgagagcgtggcgaacgtcttgtcgcgtccgaagtgtcccattaagccgcctccatgagattcctgcaaaagcaacaaatgaagggaggactcaggaatgcaaagtttgttagctctcataaggtagccatctttgatgtaatagcgttcccaagatgtattcgacaaacacttggcataaggaatggcAAAAGTCGTATAATGCTCatataagtctttgatatgctcgaagccaatgacatctaactcaagttgcatgacaagcatgcaaatgcgggaaagcgcatccgccacaacgttttctttacccttaatgtacttgatgacataaggaaaagactcaataaattcactccatttagcatgacgcttgttcaacttagtctgTCCCTTAAGAtatttgagagtctcatgatcggtatgaatgataaactcatggggacaaaGGTagagttcccattcatgcaaaacgcggactaaagcatatagctatttgtcatagatgggataattgagtggcgctccggaaagtttctcactaaagtaagctacggggcgcttctcttgcgttaacacacctcctataccgttaccactagcatcacaatgaatttcaaaGGGTTTGTCGAAGTTggctaaagcaagcacgggagcatgagtaagcaaattcttaagctcattgaatgcggtatcttgggatggtccccaaacaaaaggcgcattcttcttgctcaaagcatgcaaaggcgaagcaatggtgctaaaatcctttacaAAACGACGATAGAAGcccgcaaggccaaggaaactacgcacttgatgcaagttggttggttgcggccaagtcttaatagcattgatcttggactcatctacatgaacacccttagaagagacaacaaatcctaagaaaatgagcttatcaacaccaaaaaggcatttctccatattagcatagagaagctctttcctaagagtttgcaaaacggtgcggacatgggtgacatgctcttgtatagatttgctaaagacaagaatgtcatcgaagtaaaccacaacaaatataccaatgtaagggcgaaagacatgattcataaggcgcataaaagtgcccggtgcttccgagagacccataggcatgactaaccactcatacaaactaaacttggttttgaaggcggttttccattcatcgcccttttgtatgcggatttgatagtaaccactcttaagatcaattttggaaaatatagtggcaccgctaagctcatcgagcatatcatctaggcgtggaatgggatatctataacgaacggtgatagcattgataggtctacaatcggagcacatgcgaaaactaccgtcacgctttggcacaagaatgaccggtacggcacaagggctcaaactttcacgcacatgtccatggtctatgagatgttgtacttgcctttgaatttctttggtttcttcggggttgacgcggtagggagctttgttcggaagcggtgctccgggtatgaggtcgattcggtgctcaatgcctcggagagggggtagtcccggaggtagctcatcgggaaaaacatcttgaaattcctgcaaaagagaagacaacactagagaagagtgtgagaggtgttagtttgtggtgcattgtccttgcacacgaagacgtagtgtaggacacgggatgggttctcacacacttctctcatctcacgtttggttgcAAATAGAACGAAGTTCTTGTTtttgctcatcgtggaggcactcaatttgggcttgtggcgctcactctctttttggtggctcactctctcaccattctctccacgatgggtggtatGTTTGTCGGCgagcacttgacttggcgacattggacagaggacgtactccttgcccttcatcttgaaaatGTAGTGGTTCGTCCGaccgttgtggacgactcctctatcgaatttccatggccgtccaaggagaagatgacaaacggtcattggaacaacgtcacactccaaggtgtcttcgtatgcgccgatcttgaaggagacttgtactcggtgctcgacttggatggtgccggagtgactaagccattgcactttgtaagaATGTGGATGCtttgtcttgggcaattggagcttggagcaaagttcttcacttgcgagattgtgacaactcccccatcgatgatgaccttgacggatcgtccattgatgccggccttggtgtggaatatgtggcatcgttggtcttcttcttgatgatgttggagagtcaagactttggagacaacaagtgcgggactcgagtcttcatcacaaaagacgtgttcttcttcattgttcacttggcggtgcatggcgacttgctcaagtgcttccatttcaccttcactcatggagtcataagtgccatcgtcgttgaagaccatggtctgcttgttggtgcactcgtaggacttgtggcctcggcctccgcaagtgaaacacttgaaggaacttgtcttgacggtctcatcggttggggttgatgatgatgaagctctcggcttgaagttgctcataggaggatgacttgtagttgacgaagctttcttggaattcGGCTTGTCGGTG
It encodes:
- the LOC119301663 gene encoding WAT1-related protein At4g28040-like, whose protein sequence is MAMAMAMAGGGWRAWAERHKPCVAMVLVQLFYSLVDMALKTAYGLGMRPIVFVAYRQGIAAAALLLASLAARGLTLRPMAVGSRAFALLFLASLASATGQYFYFMGLQLASPSMARATTNLAPGITFAIAAVIGLEKVDLRSSRSIAKIVGTVVCLAGAMLMAFFKGPKLLGALLLPATDDWVRGGIYLMGNAFCFSIWYILQVPVCKSYLDPLSLATWMCFLATLQCAVMAFFLEANYMEIWKLASIWELPCILYGGVFASGANFFMQSWCISVKGPLYSAIFTPLSAVITTILSTLVLHEELHIGSVLGAIVIILGLYVVLWGKADDASGEGLAIRSGDSESILEQDCMGVKVESGTNLSEPLLLSENADADASRCQ
- the LOC119301666 gene encoding tetraspanin-8-like codes for the protein MVRLSNTMIGILNAVTFLLSVPILAGGIWLRARADGTECERYLAAPVIVLGVFLMLVSVAGLVGACCRVTCLLWFYLVAMFLLIVVLLGITVFAFVVTHKDTGEAVSGRGFKEYRLGDYSTWLQRRVENDRNWNRIRGCLQDAKVCKSLEDRRETLDQFMSSDLSPIQSGCCKPPISCGFTYVNGTQWSGPAKSTEPDCSAWSNDDGALCYGCQSCKAGVVATLKRNWKRSAIINIVFLVFIVIVYSVGCCAFRNNRRDHRNGGGYKQQGAYA